AACCGAACTTTCTCTGAGTAGTGAGATAATTCCCATTGGTATAATTCCAACATAATCTATACTTTTAACAGATGAATTGCACAACGCTCTCATTGTATCTTTAGTTCGAGTAATTTTCCTGAGAAATTCCGCAATTTATCTCAAAAGTGATAGAGAAAATAGGTAATTTATTAGGTAATTGTCGGCAATTACGTGATTTTGATCCAGGACTTACGCAATAATTGCCAAAAATCTTGATTTATCGTTCGCGTAGCTTGCGCGAAGCGCATACCGCCAAGCCGCCTTCGCGTAGCGTCTCCCCTTCTCCCAAAGGGAGAGGCTAGCGCCAAGGTAGAAGAACGCCAAGAAAATGTACAGTGTGCGTAAGTCCTATGATCAAAAACTTATTTTCTAATTGATTAAAATCTTGAAAACATAACTACTAACCGTACATAGTCCTTTGCACCAACAATCGAGAGGCTTGATTTAGATATTTTGCATAGCGAAGTGTTATAAATCTTTATGTGACCTGTATAAACTCAAAGACAAACAAAATTTATGAAGACAAATTACAGCAAATTGTTGACCAAATTGGCAGGCGTAGTCGGGTTAGCGAGCGTGAGTCTCCTGATCACTTTACCATCTACAGCCAATGAGACAACTAATAATTTAATAGCACAGACAGGAAGTGGAGTCCTAAATCCTCGACCCAGTATTTTCAATGAACCTCCCTATAACCGTGGTACTCGGAGTACACCTTCGGTTACACCCACGCCAAGAACACCCCGCACAACTCCTCCGGGAGTAGGGACACCTGGAACTCAAAACCAAACCTTGTTATCATTGGCAGAGTCTAGCCCTAACTTTAAAACCTTAACAGCAGCCTTAAAAGCAGCCGGATTAACAGACGCATTGCAAGGTCAAAATCCACTAACAGTTTTTGCTCCTACAGATGCTGCATTTGCCAAATTACCGCAAGATGCTGTCAGAGATTTGTTAAAGCCAGAGAATAAAGAAATTTTGCTGAAGCTGTTAACTTACCATGTTGTCAATGGTACAGTTTTATCTACTGATTTGTCCTCTGGGGAAGTGCAAAGCCTCGAAGGTGGTGCAATCACCGTTAAAGTCGGTTCTAATGGTGTAATGGTAAATGATGCCAACGTAGTTCAGGCAGATATTAAAGGTAGTAATGGTGTCATACACGCCATTGATCAGGTAATTTTGCCTCCTGACTTATAGGTTTGAGGCTCAGGTACAATCAGTACCCCAACTAAAATTCTAGCTAGAGTCATAGGGTGCTACGCTTTTAGCCGTTTTACCCCTACCTCAACATTTCCTAGGTAGGGGTATTATAGCAAAAGTCAAACAATTTTAGATTTTAGATTTTAGATTTTAGATTGACCCCACAGATAAATCTACGGGCTTGAGGATTTTAGATTTGGGATTTTCGATTGATTCCACAGATAAATCTGGGGGCTTGTACCATTAAGGAACTATTGCTCAAAAGTTAAAAGCTCACTGTGAATTGGTTTGGGAATTTTGTCATATCTTAAGCGCCCTGTCCGTTGCTATAAATCCCGTTCAGATGTTCATTCTGGTCGGGATTGTTTTGTCAAACAATTTTAGATTTTAGATTTTAGATTTTAGATTGACCCCACAGATAAATCTACGGGCTTGAGGATTTTAGATTTGGGATTTTCGATTGATTCCACAGATAAATCTGGGGGCTTGTACCATTAAGGAACTATTGCTCAAAAGTTAAAAGCTCACTGTGAATTGGTTTGGGAATTTTGTCATATCTTAAGCGCCCTGTCCGTTGCTATAAATCCCGTTCAGATGTTCATTCTGGTCGGGATTGTTTTGTCATTCGGAAATATCTACCAAAAGGGGGTAGACTTAAAAAAAATGAATAAAAATTCACTTAACATAACTTTTTGTAACAGTTTTTTTTAGCTCCCCCCCTGATAGTTGAAATTATGTGTCACAATCAGTTTGAGAATTAATTCGGCGACAGCGTTTGTTTTTAGTATTGACAGGCTTTTTCCTTGTGGTATTTACAGACTTCTCTCCGAAATCTAAATCTCTACACATTTGCGATTTTGGAGACTATCAATGTCAATTTATATAGGCAATCTCTCTTATGACGTTACCCAAGACGCTCTAAGCGGTGTTTTTGCAGAGTACGGTACTGTAAGACGGGTTCAAATACCTACTGACCGTGAAACAGGTCGTGTACGTGGCTTTGCATTCGTAGAAATGGGTTCAGATGCTGAAGAAGCAGCAGCTATTGAGGCTTTAGACGGTGCTGAATGGATGGGACGCGACTTGAAAGTTAATAAAGCTAAACCCAAAGAAGATAGAGGCGGTTCCTTTGGTGGTGGCCGTGGTGGTGGCTCTCGTGACCGCTATTAAGAGGTAGGGAGTAGGGAGTAGGGAGTAGGGAGTAGGGAGTAGGGAGTAGGGAGTAGGGAGTAGGGAGTAGGGAGTAGGGAGTAGGGAGTAGGGGAGAAAAAACTTCCCATTCCCCATTCCCCATTCCCTAATTCCCATTCCCCATTCCCTAATTCCCAGGTTTTCAAACCTGGGATTAAATACTTTAACTCCGAACGAGGACTAGTCCTTGTTCGGAGCTTTTTATTTTTTACGTAAAATGGGAAAAACCTATATAAATTTATAGGATACCCCAAAAGTGGAGAAAGCCTTGACCAGAGAACACTTCCAAAAGAATAGCCGATACAAAACCAATCATTGCAAAACGACCGTTCCAGTTTTCGCTTTGAGAAGTGAATCCCCAACGTAAAGCATTAGGATCATTTGAAGCTGCATTCTTAGTATCTGG
The window above is part of the Nodularia spumigena CCY9414 genome. Proteins encoded here:
- a CDS encoding fasciclin domain-containing protein, with the protein product MKTNYSKLLTKLAGVVGLASVSLLITLPSTANETTNNLIAQTGSGVLNPRPSIFNEPPYNRGTRSTPSVTPTPRTPRTTPPGVGTPGTQNQTLLSLAESSPNFKTLTAALKAAGLTDALQGQNPLTVFAPTDAAFAKLPQDAVRDLLKPENKEILLKLLTYHVVNGTVLSTDLSSGEVQSLEGGAITVKVGSNGVMVNDANVVQADIKGSNGVIHAIDQVILPPDL
- a CDS encoding RNA recognition motif domain-containing protein; the encoded protein is MSIYIGNLSYDVTQDALSGVFAEYGTVRRVQIPTDRETGRVRGFAFVEMGSDAEEAAAIEALDGAEWMGRDLKVNKAKPKEDRGGSFGGGRGGGSRDRY